GCTTTCTCTGTTGGAAGTGAGGAGAAAGTAAATGAACTAACAAAAACTTTAAAAGAAGCTGGATATGCTGTATTAAATGGACCACGTTTCACTGGAGATGGCTATTATGAGAGTGTAATAAGCGATCCAGAAGGAAATCAAATAGAAATAACGATTTAACTATCGTTTATCTTTTCTGAATAACAAATGAAGACTCGTTTGGAGGAAGAATATGCATAAGCTACATTTCAAAAAATTTGAAGCAATAGATTTTAAGCACTACTTCCAACTCGTATCAAATGAACAAGTCATGGCACAAATTACCGAGCGTACCATTCCATTAGAAGAAGCACAAAGCGACTATGAAAGATTATTAAAACGCAATGAAACACATAAACTATTTGGATCTTACAAAGTTTATGACTGTGCTACGAATGAATTTATCGGACTTGGGCATGTAACAGTAAATAAGGATGATAAAAATGAAGCTGAACTTGGCTATATGATTTTGTCAGAGCATTGGGGAAAAAGGTATGGTAGTACTATCGCAAAGGAATTAATCGAAATAGCAAAACAAACAAAAGCAAACACGCTAAAAGCGATTATTGATCCTAATAATATCCCCTCTCGTAAAATATTAATTAACCTCGGTTTTACATCTGAGAAAGTTTGTGAGATTGATGGACTTCCTGGAGAAATCTTAAGTAAGTCTATTTAAAATAATATATATACAATTTTTAAAGGCAATACTACTCTTACACTCACAGTAGTATTGCCTTTCATTTTTTAAAATTATAAAAACCCCTTTTGTCTTTGCACAATATGATTTATTAATCTTTTATTTCGTCTACTACACTATG
The DNA window shown above is from Bacillus clarus and carries:
- a CDS encoding GNAT family N-acetyltransferase gives rise to the protein MHKLHFKKFEAIDFKHYFQLVSNEQVMAQITERTIPLEEAQSDYERLLKRNETHKLFGSYKVYDCATNEFIGLGHVTVNKDDKNEAELGYMILSEHWGKRYGSTIAKELIEIAKQTKANTLKAIIDPNNIPSRKILINLGFTSEKVCEIDGLPGEILSKSI